The region GAAAACTACAAGCTTCAGGATTGTGTGCCAAAGTCAAAGTTTGCTACTCTAGGCCTCTTCCATGCTCCTGATATTCCTCATATTGAGGCAATTTATGTCGAGAAGGAGCATTTACTCCCTGTTGCTTACGGAGGAAAAGGCATTGGTGAGATTTCAACAATCCCAACTGCTCCTGCAGTAGCAAATGCATACTATGCCTATGATCATGTGATGCGTACTAAGCTTCCTATGGAAGATACGTATTACACTAAATCTAAGGCCAAGAAGTAAGGATAGTATGTATTCCTTATGTTAAAGAACAACTGTCAGTAGCAATAAGCTGCTGGCAGTTGTTTTGCTTTTATAGGTAGGTATAAAGTTGGAAAACTTTTTGTTAGGTTTACTAACTTTTAGTCTGATTTAGCAGAAAAGTGGTCTACTATTAAAGATACGTTAGTAAACAAGAACACGTGGAAAAGGGGTCTACAACATGCAGCCAGAAATGAAGTGGGTACTTAATAAGATGCCTCAGAGTGAAGACAGAAATCTTCAGGTCATGTCACTTGAAAATGTTAAGAAGGCTCGCGCATTTCATAAAAGCTTTCCTCAATATGCCGTGACACCTTTGGCAAATCTTGAGGGTATGGCCTCTAATTTAGGTCTTGGTGGATTATACGTAAAAGATGAGTCGTATCGCTTTGGACTTAACGCATTTAAAGTCCTGGGTGGTTCATTTGCTATGGCTCGCTATATTGCTGATGAAACAGGAAAAGATGTTTCTGATTGCGACTTTGAGTATCTGACTTCAGAGCAATTGCAGAAAGACTTTGGACAGGCAACTTTCTTTACTGCAACCGATGGTAACCATGGCCGCGGTGTGGCATGGGCAGCAAATCGTCTTGGTCAAAAAGCTGTTGTTCATATGCCTAAAGGCTCTACAAAAACTCGTTTTGACAATATTGCAAAAGAGGGCGCACAAGTAACCATTGAAGAGCTCAATTACGATGACTGTGTTCGTCTCGCAGCAAAAGAAGCAGAAGAGACTGAGCATGCAGTAATCGTACAGGACACTGCTTGGGATGGTTATGAGAAGATTCCATCTTGGATTATGCAGGGTTACGGTACTATGGCCTATGAGGCAGCAGAACAGCTACGTGAGCTTGAGGTAAACCGTCCAACACATGTATTTATACAAGCAGGCGTTGGATCTTTGGCATCTGCCATGGTAGGCTACTTTACTAATTTATTCCCTTCAAATCCTCCTAAGTTTGTCATTATGGAAGCAGGAGCTGCAGATTGTCTGTATAAGGGAGCACTTGCAGCAGATGGCGAGCCTCGTATTGTTGGTGGAGATTTGATTACTATTATGGCTGGTCTTGCCTGTGGTGAGCCAAATACCATTGGTTGGGATATTTTACGCAATCATGCGACAGCCTTTATTTCTTGTCCTGATTGGGTTTCGGCAAAGGGCATGCGCATGCTCGCTGCTCCTGTTAAGGGAGACCCTTCTGTTGTTTCCGGTGAGTCTGGCGCTGTTGGTATGGGTGTGATTTCTACTCTTATGACAGACCCTGCATACAAAGAGCTTCGTGATGCGCTTGATCTTACAACAGATTCAAAGGTTCTTTTGTTCTCTACAGAAGGAGATACTGATCCTGTGCGTTATGAAGAGATTGTATGGGACGGTGCATGGCAGTCAACAGATGACGTCAAGTAAAAAAGAGAATTAGTAACAATAAACCGCTTGCCGAGAAAATAAAAAAGTAAGCGTTTACTGCTTGCAATGTCTTCTACAAGTGATTTAATAGATAGTACCAAACAAAAAGTTTGGTAAGCAAAAAAATGGTTTGTATTACGAGGGTACTGGTACAGTTTAGGATTTTATTCTCAACTGTTTGTAAGGTTACAAAAGGATAAAGACGTCCAGTTTTATCCTAATAAAGGAGGATGTATGAAAGACTTGGATTACGGCGCAATTAAGGATGCAGCAAACAAGTATTCAAAAGATATGACCGCGTTTCTGCGCGCAATGATTTCACACCCTAGTGAGTCCTCAGAAGAGGGCGAGGTTGTCGCATGCATTAAAGCTGAGATGGAGAAGCTTGGCTTTGATGAGGTAAAAGTTGACGGCCTTGGCAACGTTATGGGCTTTATGGGCACTGGCGATAAAATCATCGCAATCGACGGTCACATTGATACCGTTGGTATTGGTAATCGTGACAACTGGGATTTTGATCCTTATGAGGGCTTTGAGGACGATCAGCTCATTGGTGGTCGTGGTGGCTCTGACCAGGAAGGCGGCGTCTGCTCAGGCGTATATGCTGCAAAGATTATGAAGGATATGAACCTTATTCCTGAGGGCTACAAGGTTATGGTTGTTGGTACTGTCCAGGAAGAGGACTGCGACGGTATGTGCTGGCAGTACATCTACAATGTT is a window of Lancefieldella parvula DSM 20469 DNA encoding:
- the dpaL gene encoding diaminopropionate ammonia-lyase, with protein sequence MQPEMKWVLNKMPQSEDRNLQVMSLENVKKARAFHKSFPQYAVTPLANLEGMASNLGLGGLYVKDESYRFGLNAFKVLGGSFAMARYIADETGKDVSDCDFEYLTSEQLQKDFGQATFFTATDGNHGRGVAWAANRLGQKAVVHMPKGSTKTRFDNIAKEGAQVTIEELNYDDCVRLAAKEAEETEHAVIVQDTAWDGYEKIPSWIMQGYGTMAYEAAEQLRELEVNRPTHVFIQAGVGSLASAMVGYFTNLFPSNPPKFVIMEAGAADCLYKGALAADGEPRIVGGDLITIMAGLACGEPNTIGWDILRNHATAFISCPDWVSAKGMRMLAAPVKGDPSVVSGESGAVGMGVISTLMTDPAYKELRDALDLTTDSKVLLFSTEGDTDPVRYEEIVWDGAWQSTDDVK